A single window of Poecilia reticulata strain Guanapo linkage group LG10, Guppy_female_1.0+MT, whole genome shotgun sequence DNA harbors:
- the cxxc5b gene encoding CXXC-type zinc finger protein 5 — MSTAVDIAGPSSPDQAHSSAKIPNEPLRPSLKRSNHPYSLSHYISTPSPAVDVKSLIQPSPAQEQRPAQPSKPRRAPSWPDMWESPSGLHLAHAAELLMRAGLLALTPATTEQASLGAQSSQPAKKEAVEAKGGKGDGEGGGSGPEEDEEDSSGCSTDFQPFLGAWFPFSPALFPLAGFQMGGGHWRSTAVGAEGIEGLVAEGYSPSSLGGGGGGRRKRKRCGECVPCRRQTNCEQCSSCRNRKRGHQICKYRKCEELKRKPGGPGFDSRVSGFDLRGSDFTLGLAQERSNGALDG, encoded by the coding sequence ATGTCCACTGCCGTAGACATCGCTGGCCCTTCCTCCCCGGATCAGGCCCACAGCAGTGCTAAAATCCCCAATGAGCCCCTGAGACCGAGCCTTAAGCGCTCCAACCACCCCTACAGCCTCTCCCATTACATCTCTACCCCTTCCCCTGCTGTGGACGTCAAAAGCCTGATCCAGCCGTCCCCGGCACAGGAGCAGCGTCCCGCCCAGCCCAGTAAGCCCCGCCGGGCCCCCTCCTGGCCCGACATGTGGGAGTCACCCAGCGGGCTCCACCTGGCCCATGCCGCAGAGCTGCTGATGCGTGCCGGACTGCTGGCTCTCACCCCCGCCACCACGGAGCAGGCCAGCCTGGGCGCGCAGAGCAGCCAGCCAGCTAAGAAAGAGGCTGTGGAGGCTAAGGGTGGAAAAGGAGATGGCGAGGGAGGCGGGTCTGGGCCggaggaggacgaagaggacTCCTCTGGATGCAGCACTGACTTCCAACCCTTCCTCGGCGCCTGGTTCCCCTTCAGCCCAGCTCTGTTCCCTCTGGCGGGCTTTCAGATGGGGGGAGGCCACTGGAGGAGCACTGCCGTGGGAGCAGAGGGCATAGAGGGGCTGGTAGCTGAGGGCTACTCCCCCAGCTCGCTGGGCGGGGGTGGCGGAGGGcgaaggaagaggaagaggtgCGGGGAGTGCGTGCCCTGCCGACGTCAGACGAACTGCGAACAGTGCAGCAGCTGCCGCAACCGCAAGAGGGGACACCAGATCTGTAAATACAGGAAGTGCGAGGAGCTGAAGAGGAAGCCCGGGGGTCCTGGGTTCGACAGCAGGGTGTCCGGGTTTGATTTAAGGGGGTCCGATTTTACTTTGGGTCTGGCACAGGAGAGAAGCAACGGGGCCCTTGACGGATAG
- the zgc:110843 gene encoding CDGSH iron-sulfur domain-containing protein 1, translated as MAAVHSSGFRLTKEHFLVAVPVAVISAAAGFLVSRYLSSRSCKKHPVNAYFSKDSPKVVHSFDMEDIGTKAVYCRCWRSKKFPYCDGAHTKHNEETGDNVGPLIIKRKDA; from the exons ATGGCAGCGGTCCACAGCTCCGGTTTCAGGTTAACCAAAG AACATTTCTTGGTTGCCGTGCCAGTGGCCGTCATCTCGGCAGCTGCGGGTTTCCTGGTCAGCCGCTACCTGAGCAGCCGCAGCTGCAAGAAGCATCCTGTGAACGCTTACTTCAGCAAAGACAGCCCCAAAGTGGTGCACAGCTTCGACATGGAGGACATCGGCACCAAGGCCGTCTACTGCCGCTGCTGGAGGTCTAAAAAG TTCCCGTACTGCGACGGCGCCCACACCAAGCACAACGAGGAAACCGGAGATAACGTGGGGCCGCTCATCATCAAAAGGAAAGACGCGTAG